A DNA window from Centroberyx gerrardi isolate f3 chromosome 5, fCenGer3.hap1.cur.20231027, whole genome shotgun sequence contains the following coding sequences:
- the acad9 gene encoding complex I assembly factor ACAD9, mitochondrial: MNINRIIVLSKPVQLGKRLLTCNVRHTGKQVYQLQHRRTIKTHARNLAYAKDLFLGQVNKAEVFPYPEIGNEELEEINQFVAPVERFFNEDVDSKRIDHEAKIPPETLNGLKELGLFGIQVPEEYGGLGLSNTMYARLGEIISLDGSIAVTLAAHQAIGLKGILIAGNEAQKQKYLPKLSSGEHVAAFCLTEPGSGSDAASIQTRATLSDDGKHYLLSGSKFWISNGGMADIMTVFARTEVVDKDGVKKDKISAFIVERAFGGITSGKPEDKLGIRGSNTCEVSFDNVPVPVENVIGEVGGGFKVAMNILNSGRFSMGSAGAGMIKKLIELTAEYAATRKQFNKSLSEFGMIQEKFAVMAQNAFVMESMAYLTAGMMDRPGVPDCSLEAAMVKVFSSEGGWICVSEALQILGGLGYTKNYPYERYLRDCRILLIFEGTNEILRMYIALTGMQYAGKILTGKIKEMKKGNVGLALGMLGKKLKNSLGATVDLGLTGKDGVVHPSLADSAKKLEQNVFLFGSTVESLLYRYGKTIVDEQLVLKRVADVLINLYAMTAVLSRSSRSISIGLRNHDHEVLLANTFCSDAYFKNNYLMTQLQKHSPENNDASIKKIAREVLENRAYICSHPLDRTY, from the exons ATGAATATAAACAGAATTATCGTCCTTTCCAAACCTGTTCAACTCGGAAAGCGTTTACTCACCTGTAATGTTCGGCACACAGGGAAACAAGTCTACCAGCTGCAACATCGTCGGACTATTAAAACCCATGCAAGGAACCTCGCATATGCCAAGGATTTGTTCCTTGGCCAGGTGAACAAg GCCGAGGTCTTCCCATATCCAGAAATTGGAAATGAAGAATTGGAGGAGATTAACCAGTTTGTCGCCCCGGTGGAAAGATTCTTCAATGAGgatg ttgactCAAAAAGGATTGACCACGAAGCCAAAATCCCTCCAGAGACCCTGAATGGGTTGAAAGAGCTTGGGCTGTTTGGAATCCAGGTTCCTGAGGAGTACG GGGGCCTCGGACTGTCCAACACCATGTACGCACGCCTGGGGGAGATCATCTCACTGGACGGCTCCATCGCCGTAACGCTGGCTGCACACCAAGCCATCGGGCTGAAG GGGATTCTGATAGCGGGGAATGAAGCCCAGAAGCAGAAGTATCTGCCCAAACTGTCCTCAGGAGAACACGTAGCAGCCTTCTGTCTGACAGAGCCTGGAAG CGGAAGCGATGCCGCCTCCATCCAGACCCGCGCCACCCTGTCGGACGATGGAAAGCACTACCTGCTCAGCGGCTCCAAG TTTTGGATTTCCAACGGAGGCATGGCGGATATAATGACGGTCTTCGCGAGGACCGAGGTGGTTGACAAAGACGGCGTGAAGAAGGATAAGATTTCTGCGTTTATCGTGGAGCGGGCTTTTGGGGGCATTACCAGTGGCAAGCCTGAGGACAAACTGGGCATCCGGGGCTCCAACA CTTGTGAAGTGTCCTTTGACAACGTCCCGGTGCCGGTGGAGAACGTAATAGGGGAAGTTGGTGGCGGATTTAAG GTTGCCATGAACATCCTCAACTCGGGGAGGTTCAGCATGGGCAGCGCTGGGGCTGGAATGATCAAAAAACTCATAG AACTGACAGCAGAGTACGCTGCAACCAGGAAGCAGTTCAACAAAAGCCTGAGTGAATTCGGTATGATTCAG GAGAAGTTTGCAGTGATGGCCCAGAATGCCTTTGTGATGGAGAGCATGGCTTACCTGACAGCGGGGATGATGGACAGACCGGGGGTGCCAGACTGTTCTCTAGAGGCTGCCATGGTCAAG GTGTTCAGCTCGGAGGGAGGCTGGATATGTGTCAGCGAGGCTCTCCAGATCCTCGGAGGTCTGGGTTACACCAAGAACTACCCCTACGAGCGCTACCTGAGGGACTGCCGCATCCTGCTCATCTTCGAG GGGACCAATGAAATCCTGAGGATGTACATTGCTCTGACTGGAATGCAGTATGCTGGCAAAATTCTGACAGGGAAAATAAA GGAGATGAAGAAAGGCAATGTGGGTCTGGCTTTGGGCATGCTGGGGAAGAAACTGAAGAACTCTCTGGGAGCTACGGTGGACCTCGGCCTGACCGGCAAAGATGGAGTGGTGCATCCCAGCTTGGCG GATAGTGCAAAGAAATTAGAACAAAACGTCTTCCTTTTTGGATCAACTGTGGAGAGCCTGCTCTACAGATATGGAAAG ACGATAGTGGATGAGCAGCTTGTCCTGAAGAGAGTAGCAGATGTGCTGATCAACCTCTATGCCATGACGGCTGTCCTGTCCAGATCCAGCCGCTCCATCAGCATCGGCCTCAGGAACCACGACcatgag